The Lancefieldella sp. Marseille-Q7238 genomic interval TGACGTCTCCAAGAAGATCCTGAAAGACGGAGACAAGGGCGGTAAGACCGTTGAGCTGGGCTTCACTGATGACGCTGTCGGTATTCCTGAGGACCACAAGCTCATGGGCGATGAGGTTTACAAGGGCGCTATGGACGCTGCCGACAAGATTAAGGCTGGCTCCATTGTTCCTCCCGCCAACAAGGACGACCTGGAAAAGTACGAGAAGACTCTCGCATAAGAAGAAACGTATATGCGGCGAGAAGGATCTGAGGCTTGAGGTCCTTCTCGCCGTTTAATGAACTGTTTCGACAGCTAAGGGGCCCATCTCGGGTCCCTTGGTGGTGAAACGCGAACGAAAAGGAGGTGGCTCGTGGAAGCTAACTCGGAATATGCCGTTCAGATGCAGGGCATCACGAAAGTGTTCGGTACGTTCAAAGCGCTCGACAGCGTTGATTTGAATGTGCGCAAACAATCCGTTCATGCCATCTTGGGTGAAAACGGCGCAGGTAAGAGTACCTTGATGAATGTGCTCTACGGCCTCTATTCTGCAGATGAGGGAGAAGTCTTCCTCAATGGCAAGCATGTAGACATCTCAAATCCAAATGATGCCATTGCACAGGGTATTGGTATGGTTCACCAGCACTTTATGCTGGTCGACAACTTTACGGTAACTGAAAACATCGTCCTAGGAGACGAGGTTACGTCATTTGCGGGCGTCCTTGATCCAAAGAAGGCGCGCGAGAAGGTCCTTGAGATCGTCAATGAGTACGGTTTCGATGTTGATCCCGATGCGAAGATTGAAGACATTACCGTCGGCATGCAGCAGCGCGTGGAGATTTTGAAAGCGCTGTACCGCGGGGCCGATACTCTGATTCTTGACGAGCCAACCGCAGTGTTGACCCCTCAGGAAATCGAAAAACTCATTCAAATTATGCGTGACCTGGTGAGTAAGGGTAAAACCATCATCATCATCACACACAAGTTGAAAGAAATTATGTCTTCGGCCGATGAGTGCACCATTATCCGCCGCGGCAAATATATGGGTACTGTTGACGTTGCAAAGACCAATGAGACCGAGTTGGCAAACAAGATGGTCGGACGCAATGTTAATCTGCACGTTGACAAGAAGCCCGCGAAGCCGGGAGAGGTACTGCTTTCCATCCGTGATCTTCACGTAAAGGATGAACGTGGTATTGAGCAGGTCAACGGTCTTAATTTGGAAGTTCGTGCTGGCGAGATCGTAGGTCTTGCCGGTATTGACGGCAACGGTCAGCGCGAGCTTGCCGATGCCATTAATTCGCTGGTAAAGCCCGAATCGGGAACCATCGCTATTCGCGGAGAAGAAGTGCAGGCAACGACGCCTCACAATGTCATCAGCCATTCGGTAGCAACAATTCCTTCTGATCGTCAGCGTTGGGGTTTGGTGCTGCCCTTCTCGGTAGCGGAAAACATGGTGCTTGAGCGCCACAATGAGGAAATGTTTGGCAAAGGGGTTTCCCTGGATTACGCCAAGGTAAATGAGTTTGCCAAAGGTCTTATCGAAGAGTTTGATATCAGACCCGCAGGCTGTTTTGACCATAACGCGGGCGGCCTTTCCGGAGGCAACCAGCAAAAAGTCATCATTGCGCGCGAGGTTTCGGGTGCGCCTGACGTGCTCATTGCCATCCAGCCGACACGAGGCCTTGACGTGGGTGCCATTGAGTTTGTTCACAAAGCGCTCATCCGGGAGCGCGATCGCGGAGCGGCTATTCTTTTGATCTCACTTGAGCTCGATGAGGTTATGGATGTGTCCGATCGCATTGCCGTTATTTATGCCGGAAAGATCGTCGGCACCTTTGATCAGGGCGCCATTACCGAGGAGCAGGCAGGTCTCCTCATGGCGGGAGGTGGTGAGGAGTGGCTGCTCTCACCAAAATAATGAGAAAGCCGATTACTTCGGCAATCGTTGCTATCTTGTTCGGTTTTTTTATCGCAACCATCGTGTTGGCTTCTGCGGGCTATGACCCTATTGAGGCGTTTAGCGCTCTCGTTGACGGCATGATTGGCAAGCCGAAATATATTGCAAATGTAATCATCAAGGCTACTCCGCTGCTCTTTACGGGTGTGGCCGTAGCGTTCGCGTTCCGCGTGGGTCTCTTTAACATTGGCGCTGAGGGCCAGTACGTGTTTGGTACGGTCTTTGCCACCATGGTCGGCATTCTGCTTGATTTGCCGCCGGTACTTGAGATTCCTGTGGTGCTCTTGTCGGGCATGCTTGCAGGAGCCGCCGCGGGCGCTCTTATCGGATGGCTGAAGGCCAAATTTGGCATTCATGAGGTTATTACTAGCATCATGTTTAACTGGATCAGCCTCTATTTCAGCAACTTTGTGGTGAATTCTGAGGTCTTTCATAAAACTAATTCCACCAAGTCGCTGCCGATTAACCCTTCAGGTCATACCATGCTTTTTACAGACATGAAGTCTACTCCCGAAGGCCTTGCGGCGCTTAAGGATATCCCTGTGGTCGGAGACGCCATTGCGCGTACCGACGCTAATATTGGCATCATTGTAGCCATTATCGCAGCTATTTTCATCGGCTGGCTGCTCATGCGCACGAAGGTAGGATATGAGATGCGCGCCGTTGGCTTTAACCGCGACGCCGCCCAATTTACCGGCATCAACGTCAGTCGTAACCTGGTGCTGTGCATGGCTATCTCCGGCGCTCTCTGCGGCATTGCAGGCGCTCTGAACATTACGGGCTTGAATCCGCACAGTATCTCAACGCTCGCTGCGTTTGAAAACTATGGATTCAACGGCCTGTCCGTTGCCTTTATCGCAGGTTGCTCGCCTGTCGGCTGCATTCCCGCGTCCCTGCTCTTTGCCGGCCTTTTGTACGGAGGACAGTCTGTGCAGCAGGTCGTAGGAGCTCCGTCCGAAATCATCAGCATCATCATCGGCACTATCGTCTTCTTTATGGCGCTTGGTGGCGTCATTCCGATGCTGGCTGAGTATCTTGACCGTCGCCGCGCCAAGCAAGCTAAGCTTGCCGAAGGATCCGGTGGAGCTGATGTGGCGACTGATGACAGCACTCACGGAAAGGAGGCGAAGTAGAGATGGATATGAACGCTTTGATTAAAATTCTCGTACTGCTTGTCGGCGGTACGCTGATGTACTCCACTCCGCTGGTATTCGGTGCTCTTGGCGGTGTTCTTTCCGAGCGCTCCGGTGTCGTAAACATCGGTATTGAAGGCATGATGAACGTTGGTGCCTTTGCAGGTGTTGCCGGCAGCTATCTCACTGGCAATCCGTGGATCGGCCTTCTGTGCGCGGGTATTGCGGGCGGTTTGGTAGCCCTTTTGCACGCGGTTGCTTCCATTACCTTCAACGCGGACCAAACAGTTTCGGGTGTTGCTATCAACCTTTTGGCTCCCGGTATCGCGCTTTTTGCCTGCGGTCATCTATTTGAGGGTGCAAAGCAAACGCCAGCCGTTACAACACTGCCAAAGCTCTTTGGAGACGGCGCCTTTAACGACACGCTCTTTGCTGCACTCAACGTGGACATCACGGTTCTTCTCGCCCTTATCGCTTCGGCTGTTGTGTGGTTTGTGCTCTATCGCACCAAATGGGGCCTGCGGATTCGCTCTGTCGGCGAGCACCCCCACGCGTCTGAGACGCTTGGCATTGGCGTTCGCCGGACACGCTACATCTGCGTAGTTATCTCCGGTATTCTCGCCGGTTTCGGCGGCGCGTCCGTGACGCTGGCGATTATTTCTCAGTACACGCAGACGGCCATTTCCGGCCAGGGCTTCATTGCGCTTGCCGCGGTCATTTTTGGTAAGTGGAAACCACAGGGAGCGTACGGCGCGTGCCTGCTCTTTGGCTTTACGCAGGAACTGGCAATCCTTCTGGGCGGCGGTGCGACACCTATTCCGTCCGAGATTATCTCGATGCTGCCGTACTTCATTACCATCATCACGCTCATACTCTTTGTGGGTCGTTCGGTGGCTCCAAAGGCCGATGGCGTTCCGTATGTTAAGGGGAGCCGTTAACGATGGCTGCTGATTATCAGTTTGAAAAGGTCCCGTCTGCTGAGGAGCTGGTCGAGCTTGCCGTTAAAGCTCGCGAGAAGGCCTACGTGCCGTATTCGCATTTCGCAGTTGGAGCGGCTTTGCTCTGTTCCGATGGCGCAGTCTACGGCGGCGCAAATCTTGAGAACGCCGCGTATACGCCTACAAACTGCGCTGAACGCACAGCGTTCTTTCGAGCCGTTTTTGAAGGCAGGCGGAATTTTTCCGCCATTGCGGTGGTCGGCGGGCCTGAAGGACAGCTGGTCAGTGAGTGGTGCACGCCATGCGGTGTATGCCGTCAGGTAATTCGTGAGTGGTGCAATCCCGATACCTTCCGCGTAATTTTGGGTCGCGCGGGCTCAAAGCCGCGTGAATTTTTGCTGCGTGAGATTTTGCCCATGGGCTTTGGCCCTGAGGATCTGGGAGAAAGTGGGCCTTCGGGCATGTCAGGCGGCAACTTCGTTGAGCGCGACGGCGCATCGGACTGTGGATGCGGCTACTAGGAAAGGATATATATCATGCGCATGTATGATGTGATTGAGAAAAAGCGCGATGGTGGTGAACTTACCGACGAAGAGATTGACTTTTTTATTTCCGGTTATGTGTCCAGTGAGATTCCCGACTATCAGGCATCGGCTTTGGCAATGGCGATTTTTTATGAGGGCATGACGCCCCGAGAGACTGCCAAGCTTACCATGGCGATGGCTGAGTCGGGCGATATGATGGACCTCTCGGCTATTCCCGGCATTAAAGTTGATAAACACTCCACCGGCGGTGTTGGCGATAAGACCACGCTAGTGGTAGCCCCAATCGTGGCATCGCTTGGCGTCAAGGTTGCCAAAATGAGTGGTCGCGGTTTGGGTCATACGGGCGGCACGCTGGATAAGCTTGAGTCAATTCCCGGGCTTTCCGTTGAGATTTCCGAGCCCGACTTCTTCGAGCAGGTAAACAAGATTGGCGTTGCGGTAGCTGGACAAACAGGCAATCTAGTGCCGGCCGATAAAAAACTGTATGCGCTGCGAGACGTGACCGCTACGGTTGACAGCGTACCTTTGATAGCGTCATCCATCATGTCGAAAAAGATCGCTTCTGGTTCAAACTGCATCCTTTTGGATGTCAAATGTGGCTCCGGCGCCTTCATGAAGACAGTGGATGCGGCCATTGAGTTGGCTGAGGCTATGGTTTCTATTGGCGAGCATGTGGGTCGTACAACCGCCGCTTTGATTACCGGCATGGATCGACCACTGGGCAAAAATATCGGTAACGCGCTGGAAGTTTCAGAAGCTGTGGCAACTCTTCGCGGCGAAGGTCCCGAGGACCTGACGGCGGTTTGTATTGAGCTTGCTGCCAACATGCTGCACCTTGCCGGCAAGGGAAGCGTCGCAGAATGTCGCGATCTGGCGCAAGGTCAGATTGCCAATGGCGAAGGCCTGGCGAAACTTGTGGAGATGGTTACCGCCCAAGGTGGAGACGCTGCGGTGATTTGGGATACTTCGAAGTTTGATGCAGCGCCGTTCCGTCGTGAGGTGCTGGTGGAAGAGTCCGGCTATATAAGCGCGATGAATGCCGAGCGCGTGGGCATAGCATCCGTAGCGCTTGGCGCCGGCCGCGAGAAAAAAGGCGATCCTATTGATATGGCAGCCGGTATCATCCTTGAACGTAAGACCGGTGATTATGTCGAGAAGGGCGAGGTGCTTGCAACGCTTCTGACTTCTGACGAGAAGCGCCTGGATGACAGTGAGCGCATCTTCCGTGAAGCGCTGTCGTTCGGACATGAGCAGCCGGTGCTTGAACCGCTCTTCTTTGCCCGCGTTTCTCGCGACGGTGTGGAAAAGCTCGCGTAGGTTCACCTGTACATGGCTTAGCGCCATGAAATTCGCATCTGACATTTTATGACTGACATTGAACGGCATCTCTTCTCGAAGGGATGCCGTTTTGAGCAAATCAAAAACTTGCTGGTAGATGGGTATCTACATGGGAAATGAACCTTTCTGTAGTCAGAGGGTTTGCAAGCCAGCGGAAAATTCTCAAGAAAACTGAAATTCTCGAAATGATAAAACGTTTTACCACTTACACTGAAAGAAACATATAAAAGAAGCGCTGCGTTGTGTGATGCGGCCAAATAAAGGAGGAACAATGGCTCAGCCTGTTATCGGTACGCCTTGGCAAAGGCTCAATCAGCCTGTTTCCGAGGAAGAGCTTGCCGGTGTCGACAAGTATTGGCGAACGGCAAACTATCTTTCTATCGGTCAGATTTACCTGCGCAGCAACCCTCTTATGAAGGAAGGCTTCAACCGGGAAGATGTTAAGCACCGGCTGGTGGGGCACTGGGGAACCACACCCGGCTTGAATTTCTTGTTTGGCCATGTCAATCGCTTTATCCACGATCACAATCAGAACACTATCTTTCTTATGGGCCCCGGTCACGGCGGACCTGCTGGCACTGCTCAGTCGCTGCTTGATGGCACGTATCGCGAGACGTATCCCTTCATTACCGATGACGAAGCTGGTTTGCAAAAGTTCTTCCGTCGCTTCTCGTATCCCGGCGGTATCCCTTCGCACTATGCTCCTGAAACTCCCGGATCCATCCATGAGGGCGGCGAGCTTGGCTATACGCTCTCTCATGCCTACGGCGCGGTGCTTGACAATCCGTCGCTTTTGGCCGTTGCCGTTGTGGGTGACGGTGAGTCCGAGACCGGTCCTCTTGCAACCAGCTGGCAGACGAACAAGTTCATGGATCCTCTCACCGATGGTATTGTACTGCCGGTGCTTCACCTGAACGGTTACAAGATTGCTAACCCGACTATCCTTTCGCGTATTTCTGACGGAGAGCGCGACGAGTTCTTCCGCGGCATGGGATACCACCCCTATACGTTTGTCGCCGGCTTTGACGATGAGGACCACGCGTCCATTCACCGTCGCTTTGCCGCCCTTTTTGAGGCGGTCTTTGACGAAATCTGCTCCATCAAGAGCCGTGCCGCTGCGGGCGATGCGTCCCGCCCATATTATCCGATGATTATTTTCCGTACGCCTAAAGGTTGGACCTGTCCGCCTTACATTGACGGCAAGAAAACCGAAGGTTCATGGCGTGCGCACCAGGTGCCTCTGGCGTCTGCTCGCGATACGGAAGCTCACTTCCAGGTGCTTCGCGATTGGCTTGAGTCCTACAGGCCTGAGCAGCTCTTTAATGAGAACGGTTCCATTCGTCCTGAGGTCACGTCATTCATGCCTGTCGGCGAGCTTCGTCTCGGCGCAAATCCGAACACGAACGGCGGTCTGCTTCGCAAGACGCTTGACCTGCCTGACGCTCGTGAGTATGAGATTCCTGTGGGCGAGAAGGGCCACGGCTTCGGAGCTACTGAAGCAACTCGCGTTCTTGGTGAGTACACAGCCGATCTTATCAATAAGAATCGCTCTGACTTCCGCATCTTCGGCCCGGACGAGACGGCGTCCAACCGCCTGCAGCCTTCTTTCCAGGTGACGGACAAGCAGTGGTTCGGCGGCTTTAACGATGACTTTGAAAATGACGAGCATATCTCGCCTGTCGGCAACGTTATTGAGCAGCTTTCCGAGCATCAATGCGAAGGCCTGCTCGAGGGCTATGTGTTGACCGGCCGCTACGGTATGTGGTCAAGCTATGAGTCCTTCGTGCATATCGTGGATTCCATGATTAACCAGCATGCGAAATGGCTTGAGGCGACGGTTCGTCACATTCCTTGGCGTAAACCCATTTCAGCCGTTAACGTATTGCTTTCCAGCCATGTGTGGCGCCAAGATCACAACGGCTTCTCCCACCAGGATCCGGGCTTTGTCGATGTTCTGCTCAATAAGTGCTACAACAACGATCATGTGATGAACATCTACTATCCGGCTGACGCTAACCTCCTGCTTGCCGTGGGCGAGAAAGCATACACCTCCACCAACTGCATCAATGCTATCTTTGCGGGCAAGCAGCCTGCTCCGACATGGGTCACCCTTGACGAGGCTCGAGAAGAACTTGAGCACGGAGCCGTGGAGTGGAAGTGGGCTTCTAACGTGTCTGCAGGCGAAGACTACGATATTGTCCTTGCATCCTGCGGCGATGTGCCCACTATGGAACTTCTCGCAGCTCTTGATATGCTTAGCAAGCTGGGCATCAAAGCTCGCTTTGTCAACGTTTTGGAGCTGCTCAAGATTCAGAACGCGGACGAAAACGATCAGGCACTCTCGGATGAGGAGTTCACTGAGCTCTTCTCGGCAGATAAACCCGTCCTCTTTGCCTTCCACGCGTATGCGGGTACCATTCATCGTTTGATTTGGAACCGTCCAAACCACGACAACTTCAAGGTTCACGGATATGAGGAGCAAGGCTCTACGACTACGCCGTATGACATGCTTCGTCTGAATCACATGGATCGCTGGGCGCTGGCAGCTGATGCACTGCGCATGATTGACGCCGACAAATGGGCCGAGCAGATTGCTGAGTGGGAGCAGTTCCGTACCGATGCGTTTAACTTTGCCGTCGAGAAGGGCTACGATCACCCGGCGTTTACCGATTGGGTATGGCCGGACGCGTCAGATGCCGGCGAATCGCTTTCGGCAACCAAGGCAACAGGCGGCGATAACGAGTAGTGTCGCGAACCGGCGGAATCGGTAAACCGGCAGGTAGAGGCGATGATGTCTCGTGCGGAAGGTGTGATTGAGGTAACGATTTCTCACTGAAGTTTCCGCCGATATACGTGCTTGTGATATGCGCTATAAAGACCGTGTCGAAATAAGGTTTCGACACGGTCTCTTTTTGCCTTTTTATTGCTCACTCTGTGCAATAGTTCTCAGATTGTGCAATAATACTCACTGTGTGAAATAACTAGTGAAAGGCAGACATGACCCAGCCTCTGGAATTGGAAGTCGTTCGTCCGGCGACGCTCTTGCAGCTTGATCGCCGCTCACTGCGGACGCGCCTGGCACTGAGGCGCGCGCTCGCGGAAGAAATTGATGCGGTCGGAGATCTTTCCCAAGTGACCGTTACGGCCGTTACTGATCGCGCGGGAGTGACACGCCGCACGTTCTACTCTCATTTCAAAGATATTCCCAACTTGGTTGACCGGGTTGAGCAAGACGCTCTTCAAGAGCTGAAGCCCTATCTGTCAGCGCTTGCTGAAGTGAACCTTGCGCAGTTGAAAGACGCGCTTGACTCGTACAAACCCTGTCCCGGCTCCGCTGAACTTCTCGGCGCTATCCGTAAGCGTGGATTCTATCTACGCGCGCTTCTTGGTAATGGCGGAGATCCCGCCTTTGCCGAGCGTCTCAAGCGCATGGTTCATGAGGTCATTGCAAAGCGTGCCCTTCACGATTTGGACCCGCGTGCGGTCGGGCCGTTCTTTGACTACTATCTGACTTTTGCTATTTCCGCTGAGGTCGGCGTTTTGGTGCGCTGGCTTACCGGAGGCATGCGCGAAACTGACGAGCAGATGGCCGGCCTTATGACCGCGCTTATGTTTGTGGCGCCGGGCGACCTTTACGGCAAACCAATCAAA includes:
- a CDS encoding phosphoketolase yields the protein MAQPVIGTPWQRLNQPVSEEELAGVDKYWRTANYLSIGQIYLRSNPLMKEGFNREDVKHRLVGHWGTTPGLNFLFGHVNRFIHDHNQNTIFLMGPGHGGPAGTAQSLLDGTYRETYPFITDDEAGLQKFFRRFSYPGGIPSHYAPETPGSIHEGGELGYTLSHAYGAVLDNPSLLAVAVVGDGESETGPLATSWQTNKFMDPLTDGIVLPVLHLNGYKIANPTILSRISDGERDEFFRGMGYHPYTFVAGFDDEDHASIHRRFAALFEAVFDEICSIKSRAAAGDASRPYYPMIIFRTPKGWTCPPYIDGKKTEGSWRAHQVPLASARDTEAHFQVLRDWLESYRPEQLFNENGSIRPEVTSFMPVGELRLGANPNTNGGLLRKTLDLPDAREYEIPVGEKGHGFGATEATRVLGEYTADLINKNRSDFRIFGPDETASNRLQPSFQVTDKQWFGGFNDDFENDEHISPVGNVIEQLSEHQCEGLLEGYVLTGRYGMWSSYESFVHIVDSMINQHAKWLEATVRHIPWRKPISAVNVLLSSHVWRQDHNGFSHQDPGFVDVLLNKCYNNDHVMNIYYPADANLLLAVGEKAYTSTNCINAIFAGKQPAPTWVTLDEAREELEHGAVEWKWASNVSAGEDYDIVLASCGDVPTMELLAALDMLSKLGIKARFVNVLELLKIQNADENDQALSDEEFTELFSADKPVLFAFHAYAGTIHRLIWNRPNHDNFKVHGYEEQGSTTTPYDMLRLNHMDRWALAADALRMIDADKWAEQIAEWEQFRTDAFNFAVEKGYDHPAFTDWVWPDASDAGESLSATKATGGDNE
- a CDS encoding ABC transporter permease, with amino-acid sequence MDMNALIKILVLLVGGTLMYSTPLVFGALGGVLSERSGVVNIGIEGMMNVGAFAGVAGSYLTGNPWIGLLCAGIAGGLVALLHAVASITFNADQTVSGVAINLLAPGIALFACGHLFEGAKQTPAVTTLPKLFGDGAFNDTLFAALNVDITVLLALIASAVVWFVLYRTKWGLRIRSVGEHPHASETLGIGVRRTRYICVVISGILAGFGGASVTLAIISQYTQTAISGQGFIALAAVIFGKWKPQGAYGACLLFGFTQELAILLGGGATPIPSEIISMLPYFITIITLILFVGRSVAPKADGVPYVKGSR
- a CDS encoding TetR/AcrR family transcriptional regulator → MTQPLELEVVRPATLLQLDRRSLRTRLALRRALAEEIDAVGDLSQVTVTAVTDRAGVTRRTFYSHFKDIPNLVDRVEQDALQELKPYLSALAEVNLAQLKDALDSYKPCPGSAELLGAIRKRGFYLRALLGNGGDPAFAERLKRMVHEVIAKRALHDLDPRAVGPFFDYYLTFAISAEVGVLVRWLTGGMRETDEQMAGLMTALMFVAPGDLYGKPIKLDIPRFALATLVLGEKNNE
- a CDS encoding ABC transporter ATP-binding protein; this encodes MEANSEYAVQMQGITKVFGTFKALDSVDLNVRKQSVHAILGENGAGKSTLMNVLYGLYSADEGEVFLNGKHVDISNPNDAIAQGIGMVHQHFMLVDNFTVTENIVLGDEVTSFAGVLDPKKAREKVLEIVNEYGFDVDPDAKIEDITVGMQQRVEILKALYRGADTLILDEPTAVLTPQEIEKLIQIMRDLVSKGKTIIIITHKLKEIMSSADECTIIRRGKYMGTVDVAKTNETELANKMVGRNVNLHVDKKPAKPGEVLLSIRDLHVKDERGIEQVNGLNLEVRAGEIVGLAGIDGNGQRELADAINSLVKPESGTIAIRGEEVQATTPHNVISHSVATIPSDRQRWGLVLPFSVAENMVLERHNEEMFGKGVSLDYAKVNEFAKGLIEEFDIRPAGCFDHNAGGLSGGNQQKVIIAREVSGAPDVLIAIQPTRGLDVGAIEFVHKALIRERDRGAAILLISLELDEVMDVSDRIAVIYAGKIVGTFDQGAITEEQAGLLMAGGGEEWLLSPK
- a CDS encoding cytidine deaminase yields the protein MAADYQFEKVPSAEELVELAVKAREKAYVPYSHFAVGAALLCSDGAVYGGANLENAAYTPTNCAERTAFFRAVFEGRRNFSAIAVVGGPEGQLVSEWCTPCGVCRQVIREWCNPDTFRVILGRAGSKPREFLLREILPMGFGPEDLGESGPSGMSGGNFVERDGASDCGCGY
- a CDS encoding pyrimidine-nucleoside phosphorylase encodes the protein MRMYDVIEKKRDGGELTDEEIDFFISGYVSSEIPDYQASALAMAIFYEGMTPRETAKLTMAMAESGDMMDLSAIPGIKVDKHSTGGVGDKTTLVVAPIVASLGVKVAKMSGRGLGHTGGTLDKLESIPGLSVEISEPDFFEQVNKIGVAVAGQTGNLVPADKKLYALRDVTATVDSVPLIASSIMSKKIASGSNCILLDVKCGSGAFMKTVDAAIELAEAMVSIGEHVGRTTAALITGMDRPLGKNIGNALEVSEAVATLRGEGPEDLTAVCIELAANMLHLAGKGSVAECRDLAQGQIANGEGLAKLVEMVTAQGGDAAVIWDTSKFDAAPFRREVLVEESGYISAMNAERVGIASVALGAGREKKGDPIDMAAGIILERKTGDYVEKGEVLATLLTSDEKRLDDSERIFREALSFGHEQPVLEPLFFARVSRDGVEKLA
- a CDS encoding ABC transporter permease, yielding MAALTKIMRKPITSAIVAILFGFFIATIVLASAGYDPIEAFSALVDGMIGKPKYIANVIIKATPLLFTGVAVAFAFRVGLFNIGAEGQYVFGTVFATMVGILLDLPPVLEIPVVLLSGMLAGAAAGALIGWLKAKFGIHEVITSIMFNWISLYFSNFVVNSEVFHKTNSTKSLPINPSGHTMLFTDMKSTPEGLAALKDIPVVGDAIARTDANIGIIVAIIAAIFIGWLLMRTKVGYEMRAVGFNRDAAQFTGINVSRNLVLCMAISGALCGIAGALNITGLNPHSISTLAAFENYGFNGLSVAFIAGCSPVGCIPASLLFAGLLYGGQSVQQVVGAPSEIISIIIGTIVFFMALGGVIPMLAEYLDRRRAKQAKLAEGSGGADVATDDSTHGKEAK